The Arachis ipaensis cultivar K30076 chromosome B07, Araip1.1, whole genome shotgun sequence genome includes a window with the following:
- the LOC107609338 gene encoding uncharacterized protein LOC107609338 isoform X1 gives MPTLCSISSPKIIKGSGVKMGRSSIPIVGITILLLCCCLVSFSEAEYLKYKDPKQPLNVRIKDLLKRMTLEEKIGQMVQIERAVATSDVMKNYFIGSVLSGGGSVPAPKASPEAWVQLVNQLQSGSLSTRLGIPMIYGIDAVHGHNNVYKATIFPHNVGLGATRDPLLLKKIGDATALEVRATGIQYVFAPCIAVCRDPRWGRCYESYSEDPQVVRTMTEIIPGLQGDIVGNKLKGVPFVAGKNKVAACAKHYVGDGGTSKGINENNTVISYNGLLSIHMPAYLDAIAKGVSTVMVSYSSWNGKKMHANHFLVTDYLKNKLKFKGFVISDWMGIDRITSPPGANYSYSVQAGVSAGIDMIMVPYNFTIFIDDLTYQVKNKIIPMSRIDDAVSRILRVKFVMGLFENPLADQSLVNQLGSKEHRELAREAVRKSLVLLKNGKSAETPLLPLPKKTAKILVAGSHADNLGYQCGGWTITWQGLGGNDLTVGTTILNAVKQTVDPATEVVFNENPDSNFVKSNKFSYAIVVVGEPPYAETYGDSLNLTIAEPGPITITNVCSYIRCVVVLVTGRPVVVQPYLSKIDALVAAWLPGTEGQGVADTLFGDYGFSGKLARTWFKSVDQLPMNVGDKHYDALFPFGFGLTTNSTKY, from the exons ATGCCTACACTATGCTCCATTTCCTCCCCGA AAATCATAAAAGGTTCAGGTGTTAAAATGGGAAGATCTTCAATACCCATTGTGGGTATTACTATTCTGCTACTGTGTTGCTGCTTGGTTTCATTTTCAGAAGCAGAATATTTGAAGTATAAGGATCCAAAACAGCCATTGAACGTTAGAATCAAAGACTTGCTCAAAAGAATGACATTAGAGGAGAAGATAGGCCAAATGGTACAGATTGAGAGAGCTGTTGCCACCTCAGATGTTATGAAGAACTACTTCATTG GGAGTGTATTGAGTGGAGGAGGGAGTGTTCCGGCACCAAAAGCATCTCCTGAGGCTTGGGTCCAATTGGTGAATCAGCTCCAAAGTGGATCTTTGTCGACACGCCTTGGGATTCCCATGATTTATGGCATAGATGCAGTTCATGGCCACAACAATGTCTACAAAGCAACAATCTTCCCACACAATGTTGGGCTTGGAGCTACCAG GGATCCTCTGCTGTTAAAGAAGATTGGAGATGCTACTGCTCTTGAAGTTAGAGCTACTGGAATTCAATATGTTTTCGCGCCATGTATTGCG GTTTGCAGAGATCCGAGGTGGGGACGTTGCTATGAAAGCTACAGTGAGGATCCTCAGGTTGTTAGGACAATGACCGAAATTATTCCTGGTTTGCAAGGAGACATTGTTGGAAATAAATTAAAGGGTGTACCCTTTGTTGCTGGAAA GAACAAGGTTGCAGCTTGTGCCAAGCATTATGTTGGGGATGGAGGCACAAGCAAGGGAATCAATGAGAACAACACAGTGATAAGTTACAATGGATTGCTTAGCATTCATATGCCTGCATATCTCGACGCAATCGCCAAAGGTGTTTCGACAGTGATGGTTTCCTACTCTAGCTGGAATGGCAAGAagatgcatgctaaccattttctAGTCACTGATTACCTCAAGAACAAATTGAAGTTCAAg GGTTTTGTCATATCAGATTGGATGGGAATTGATAGGATTACTTCTCCTCCTGGTGCTAACTATTCATACTCAGTTCAAGCTGGTGTTAGTGCTGGAATTGATATG ATTATGGTTCCCTACAACTTCACCATATTCATTGATGACCTGACCTATCAAGTGAAGAACAAAATCATTCCaatgagtaggattgatgatgctGTGAGCAGAATCCTAAGAGTAAAATTTGTTATGGGGCTATTTGAGAATCCACTAGCTGATCAAAGCCTGGTGAACCAACTTGGTAGTAAG GAACACAGAGAGTTAGCAAGGGAAGCTGTAAGGAAATCACTTGTGCTGCTAAAGAATGGTAAATCTGCTGAGACACCATTGCTTCCCCTTCCCAAGAAAACTGCAAAAATATTGGTGGCCGGAAGCCATGCTGACAACTTGGGCTATCAGTGTGGAGGATGGACAATAACATGGCAAGGTCTTGGTGGCAATGATCTCACAGTTG GTACAACAATCCTCAATGCTGTGAAACAAACAGTTGATCCTGCTACTGAAGTTGTCTTCAATGAAAACCCTGACTCAAACTTTGTCAAGTCCAACAAGTTCTCATACGCCATAGTGGTTGTAGGCGAACCCCCTTATGCAGAAACGTACGGCGACAGTTTGAACCTGACCATAGCCGAGCCAGGTCCAATCACAATAACCAATGTATGCAGTTACATCCGGTGTGTGGTGGTTCTCGTCACCGGCCGTCCAGTTGTGGTTCAGCCGTATCTGTCAAAGATAGATGCACTTGTGGCCGCTTGGCTTCCGGGAACTGAAGGCCAAGGTGTTGCTGACACTCTCTTTGGTGACTATGGATTCAGTGGCAAGCTTGCAAGAACATGGTTCAAGAGTGTTGACCAACTTCCTATGAATGTTGGTGATAAACATTATGATGCTTTATTTCCATTTGGTTTTGGTTTGACCACAAACTCCACTAAGTACTGA
- the LOC107609685 gene encoding uncharacterized protein LOC107609685 translates to MNKDKIFKLAKGFRGRAKNCIRIARERVEKALQYSYRDRRNKKRDMRSLWIQRINAGTRLHGVNYGNFMHGLMKENIQLNRKVLSELSMHEPYSFKALVDISKNAFPGNKNVVIPPRKVAI, encoded by the exons ATGaataaagataagatattcaAGCTTGCAAAGGGCTTCAGGGGGAGAGCCAAGAACTGCATAAGGATAGCAAGGGAGAGGGTGGAGAAGGCCTTGCAATATTCGTATCGAGATCGCCGCAACAAAAAGCGTGACATGAGATCCCTTTGGATACAAAGGATTAATGCTGGAACCCGCCTTCATGGT GTCAATTATGGAAACTTCATGCATGGTCTGATGAAGGAGAATATCCAACTCAACAGAAAGGTTCTGTCAGAATTGTCCATGCATGAGCCATACAGCTTCAAGGCACTGGTAGATATATCAAAAAATGCATTCCCAGGAAACAAGAATGTGGTAATTCCTCCAAGAAAGGTGGCTATCTAG
- the LOC107608732 gene encoding indole-3-acetaldehyde oxidase, producing MEVKNNINSEIPTQTSLVFAVNGERFELFKVDPSTTLLEFLRSQTTFKSVKLGCGEGGCGACVVLISKYDPILDRIEDFTASSCLTLLCSIHGCSITTSEGIGNSKDGLHPIHKRVAGFHASQCGFCTPGMCVSLFGTLVNAEKTNRLDTPPGFSKVTVTEAEKAIAGNLCRCTGYRPIADACKSFAGDVDMEDLGFNSFWRKGENKDLKLSRLPQYEQNHKNVIFPMFLKEIKPDVLFLASDKRSWHSPSSIMELQRLFESNQVNGNRIKLIVSNTAMGYYKDNYDYDRYIDLRGIPELSKIRKDQTGIEIGAAVTISKAIEVLKEESSGEFLSDFVMILVKIADHMEKVASSFIRNTASIGGNLVIAQKNNFPSDIATILLAVDSMVQIMSGTNLEWIALEEFLERQPLSLESVLLSIKIPSLGLNKNKSLDQKSKFLFETHRASPRPLGNALPYLNAAFLVKVSQYKDSGGTMIDSCRLSFGAYGTKHAIRAKNVEQLLEGKLLSFSILHDAVNLLIATIVPESGTTKAGYRSSLAAGFLFKFFNPMIDSPAKITNGHSNGYTNHNQVHHDEIPTLLSSGNQFLEAGNEYHPVGEPIMKSGATLQASGEAVFTDDIPSPNNCLYGAYIYSAKPLARVRSIKLRPDLLLDGVRGVISSKDIPIGGENIGSKTIFGIEPLFAEEIARCVGERLAFVIADTQKLADVAANSAVVDYDTEDLDQPILSVEDAVEKSSFFEVPPFLYPKHVGDLSKGMAEADHKIISKEMKLGSQYYFYMETQTALAVPDEDNCIIIYSSSQCPEYSHATIARCLGIPENNIRMITRRVGGGFGGKAIKSIPVAASCALAAHKLRRPVRMYLNRKADMIIAGGRHPMKITYSVGFRNDGKITALELQILVNAGIYVDISAIMPHNIVGAIKKYDWGALSFDIKVCRTNHPSRSAMRGPGEVQGSYIAEAIIENVAAMLSLDVDSVRSINLHTHESLKLFHEYCFGEPHEYTLPSIWSKIAASANYDQRTKMVKEFNKINTWRKRGISRVPVVFQLSLRPTPGKVSIFSDGSVVAEVGGIEIGQGLWTKVKQMTAFALSAIQCDGTEGLVDKVRVVQSDTVSMVQGGFTAGSTTSESSCEAVRLCCNILVERLKPLKERLQKEMGSIKWETLILQAYMQPVNLSASTLYVPGMDSMLYLNYGAAVSEVEIDLLTGETRFLRTDIIYDCGQSLNPAVDLGQIEGAFVQGLGFFMLEEYETNADGLILADGTWNYKIPTIDTIPKQFNVQILNSGHHQKRVLSSKASGEPPLLLAASVHCATRAAIKEARKQVLSWSNFVGPDSTFDLEVPATMPVVKEHIGLDIVQRYLKWKVGNK from the exons ACTTTACGGCGAGTTCTTGCCTTACACTACTTTGCAGCATACATGGCTGTTCAATTACAACAAGTGAAGGCATTGGAAACAGTAAAGATGGACTCCACCCAATTCACAAAAGAGTTGCAGGGTTCCATGCTTCACAATGTGGCTTTTGCACTCCCGGAATGTGTGTTTCGCTCTTCGGTACTCTTGTCAATGCTGAAAAGACCAATCGCTTGGACACGCCTCCAGGGTTCTCAAAAGTGACTGTTACTGAGGCTGAAAAGGCTATTGCAGGTAACCTCTGTCGCTGTACCGGTTATCGGCCCATTGCCGATGCCTGCAAAAGCTTTGCAGGTGATGTTGATATGGAGGATTTAGGATTCAACAGTTTTTGGAGGAAGGGAGAGAACAAGGACTTAAAGCTTAGTAGGTTGCCTCAATAtgaacaaaatcataaaaatgttATATTTCCAATGTTTTTGAAGGAAATCAAACCTGATGTGTTGTTCTTGGCTTCGGATAAGAGGAGTTGGCATAGTCCTAGTAGTATAATGGAGCTACAGCGCTTATTCGAATCGAACCAAGTCAATGGAAACCGGATAAAACTTATTGTTAGTAATACTGCTATGGGATATTACAAAGATAACTATGACTATGACAGGTATATTGATCTAAGGGGCATTCCGGAGCTCTCAAAGATCAGGAAAGACCAAACTGGAATTGAAATTGGAGCGGCAGTGACTATATCTAAAGCTATTGAAGTACTAAAGGAAGAAAGCAGTGGTGAGTTTCTCTCAGATTTTGTTATGATACTTGTAAAGATTGCAGACCATATGGAAAAAGTTGCCTCGAGTTTTATTCGGAACACAGCTAGCATAGGTGGCAATTTAGTGATAGCGCAAAAGAATAATTTCCCTTCGGACATTGCCACAATACTTCTTGCTGTAGATTCAATGGTTCAGATAATGAGTGGTACAAACCTCGAGTGGATTGCGCTGGAGGAATTTCTAGAAAGACAGCCACTGAGTTTGGAGAGTGTACTTTTGAGCATTAAAATTCCAAGTTTGGGACTTAATAAAAACAAATCTTTGGATCAGAAAAGTAAATTCCTGTTTGAAACCCATCGAGCTTCTCCTCGGCCACTCGGAAATGCCCTTCCCTATCTAAATGCAGCATTCCTAGTCAAGGTTTCACAATACAAAGATTCAGGGGGAACCATGATTGATTCTTGTAGGCTGTCTTTTGGTGCTTATGGAACTAAACATGCAATCAGAGCAAAAAATGTTGAGCAACTTTTAGAAGGAAAACTGTTAAGTTTTAGTATTCTGCATGATGCTGTCAACTTGCTTATAGCTACTATCGTACCCGAAAGTGGTACCACAAAAGCTGGCTACCGTTCAAGCTTGGCAGCCGGTTTTCTTTTTAAGTTCTTTAACCCCATGATTGACAGTCCTGCTAAAATAACCAATGGTCATTCAAATGGTTACACGAATCATAACCAGGTTCACCATGATGAAATTCCAACTTTACTGTCTTCTGGAAACCAATTTCTTGAAGCAGGAAATGAATATCACCCTGTTGGCGAGCCAATCATGAAATCTGGAGCTACACTGCAAGCTTCAG GTGAAGCTGTGTTTACTGATGATATTCCATCACCAAACAATTGCTTATATGGAGCATATATTTATAGCGCAAAGCCTTTAGCAAGGGTAAGGAGTATAAAGCTGAGGCCGGATTTACTACTGGATGGAGTGAGGGGAGTAATTTCAAGTAAAGACATTCCCATTGGTGGAGAGAACATTGGATCAAAGACTATATTTGGCATTGAACCTTTGTTTGCTGAAGAGATTGCTAGATGTGTTGGAGAACGTCTCGCCTTTGTG ATTGCAGATACTCAGAAACTTGCAGATGTGGCTGCAAACTCTGCAGTTGTTGATTATGATACTGAAGATCTTGATCAGCCTATTCTGTCAGTGGAAGATGCTGTCGAAAAATCTAGCTTTTTCGAAGTTCCTCCATTTCTCTATCCAAAACATGTTGGTGATTTATCAAAAGGAATGGCTGAAGCAGATCACAAGATTATTTCTAAGGAG ATGAAGCTTGGATCTCAATATTATTTCTATATGGAGACACAAACTGCACTTGCTGTACCAGATGAAGATAATTGCATTATAATTTACTCTTCAAGCCAATGCCCTGAGTATTCACATGCAACTATAGCAAGATGCTTAGGTATTCCCGAAAATAATATTCGCATGATTACAAGAAGGGTTGGAGGAGGTTTTGGTGGCAAGGCCATAAAAAGCATACCT GTTGCAGCATCATGTGCACTCGCTGCGCACAAATTACGCCGCCCTGTCAGAATGTATCTAAATCGAAAGGCGGATATGATAATTGCTGGGGGAAGGCATCCAATGAAGATAACTTACAGTGTTGGATTTAGGAATGATGGGAAAATTACTGCATTAGAACTTCAGATACTGGTCAATGCAGGGATATATGTGGATATAAGTGCAATAATGCCACATAACATAGTTGGTGCAATTAAAAAGTATGATTGGGGTGCTTTATCATTTGATATAAAGGTATGCAGAACAAATCATCCTAGTAGATCTGCAATGAGAGGCCCTGGGGAGGTGCAGGGATCTTATATCGCCGAAGCTATAATAGAAAATGTTGCAGCTATGCTTTCACTGGATGTAGATTCTGTCAGAAGTATTAATCTTCATACACATGAGAGTCTTAAGTTGTTCCATGAGTATTGTTTCGGCGAACCTCATGAGTATACCTTGCCTTCAATATGGAGCAAGATAGCTGCTTCGGCGAACTATGATCAAAGAACCAAAATGGTGAAAGAGTTCAACAAGATTAACACTTGGAGAAAAAGGGGAATTTCCCGGGTACCGGTTGTGTTTCAACTGAGTCTAAGGCCAACCCCTGGTAAAGTAAGCATTTTCTCGGACGGGTCTGTTGTAGCTGAAGTTGGAGGAATAGAAATAGGACAGGGTCTTTGGACAAAGGTGAAACAGATGACTGCATTTGCTCTCAGTGCAATCCAATGCGATGGAACGGAAGGCCTCGTTGACAAGGTCCGAGTTGTACAATCTGATACTGTGAGCATGGTTCAAGGGGGGTTCACTGCTGGCAGCACTACATCGGAGTCGAGTTGTGAGGCAGTTAGACTTTGTTGCAATATCTTGGTTGAGAGGCTAAAGCCTCTTAAGGAAAGGCTGCAAAAGGAAATGGGATCTATCAAGTGGGAGACACTTATTCTTCAG GCTTACATGCAACCTGTGAATTTATCTGCATCCACATTATATGTGCCTGGTATGGATTCCATGTTGTACCTTAATTATGGTGCTGCAGTAAGTGAG GTGGAGATAGATCTTCTGACCGGAGAAACCAGATTTCTGCGAACGGATATTATCTATGATTGCGGACAGAGTCTAAACCCTGCTGTTGATTTAGGACAG ATTGAAGGAGCTTTTGTTCAAGGGTTGGGGTTCTTCATGCTTGAGGAATATGAAACAAATGCTGATGGTTTGATATTAGCAGATGGCACATGGAACTACAAAATCCCTACAATTGACACCATACCTAAACAATTCAATGTTCAGATCCTCAACAGTGGTCATCACCAGAAGAGGGTTCTCTCTTCAAAGG CTTCCGGCGAGCCGCCTTTACTATTGGCAGCTTCAGTTCACTGTGCCACAAGAGCAGCTATTAAAGAAGCAAGGAAACAGGTTCTTTCATGGAGCAATTTTGTTGGACCAGATTCAACATTTGACTTGGAGGTCCCTGCAACCATGCCTGTGGTTAAGGAACATATTGGACTTGACATTGTACAAAGATACTTAAAATGGAAGGTGGGCAATAAGTAA
- the LOC107609338 gene encoding uncharacterized protein LOC107609338 isoform X2 produces the protein MGRSSIPIVGITILLLCCCLVSFSEAEYLKYKDPKQPLNVRIKDLLKRMTLEEKIGQMVQIERAVATSDVMKNYFIGSVLSGGGSVPAPKASPEAWVQLVNQLQSGSLSTRLGIPMIYGIDAVHGHNNVYKATIFPHNVGLGATRDPLLLKKIGDATALEVRATGIQYVFAPCIAVCRDPRWGRCYESYSEDPQVVRTMTEIIPGLQGDIVGNKLKGVPFVAGKNKVAACAKHYVGDGGTSKGINENNTVISYNGLLSIHMPAYLDAIAKGVSTVMVSYSSWNGKKMHANHFLVTDYLKNKLKFKGFVISDWMGIDRITSPPGANYSYSVQAGVSAGIDMIMVPYNFTIFIDDLTYQVKNKIIPMSRIDDAVSRILRVKFVMGLFENPLADQSLVNQLGSKEHRELAREAVRKSLVLLKNGKSAETPLLPLPKKTAKILVAGSHADNLGYQCGGWTITWQGLGGNDLTVGTTILNAVKQTVDPATEVVFNENPDSNFVKSNKFSYAIVVVGEPPYAETYGDSLNLTIAEPGPITITNVCSYIRCVVVLVTGRPVVVQPYLSKIDALVAAWLPGTEGQGVADTLFGDYGFSGKLARTWFKSVDQLPMNVGDKHYDALFPFGFGLTTNSTKY, from the exons ATGGGAAGATCTTCAATACCCATTGTGGGTATTACTATTCTGCTACTGTGTTGCTGCTTGGTTTCATTTTCAGAAGCAGAATATTTGAAGTATAAGGATCCAAAACAGCCATTGAACGTTAGAATCAAAGACTTGCTCAAAAGAATGACATTAGAGGAGAAGATAGGCCAAATGGTACAGATTGAGAGAGCTGTTGCCACCTCAGATGTTATGAAGAACTACTTCATTG GGAGTGTATTGAGTGGAGGAGGGAGTGTTCCGGCACCAAAAGCATCTCCTGAGGCTTGGGTCCAATTGGTGAATCAGCTCCAAAGTGGATCTTTGTCGACACGCCTTGGGATTCCCATGATTTATGGCATAGATGCAGTTCATGGCCACAACAATGTCTACAAAGCAACAATCTTCCCACACAATGTTGGGCTTGGAGCTACCAG GGATCCTCTGCTGTTAAAGAAGATTGGAGATGCTACTGCTCTTGAAGTTAGAGCTACTGGAATTCAATATGTTTTCGCGCCATGTATTGCG GTTTGCAGAGATCCGAGGTGGGGACGTTGCTATGAAAGCTACAGTGAGGATCCTCAGGTTGTTAGGACAATGACCGAAATTATTCCTGGTTTGCAAGGAGACATTGTTGGAAATAAATTAAAGGGTGTACCCTTTGTTGCTGGAAA GAACAAGGTTGCAGCTTGTGCCAAGCATTATGTTGGGGATGGAGGCACAAGCAAGGGAATCAATGAGAACAACACAGTGATAAGTTACAATGGATTGCTTAGCATTCATATGCCTGCATATCTCGACGCAATCGCCAAAGGTGTTTCGACAGTGATGGTTTCCTACTCTAGCTGGAATGGCAAGAagatgcatgctaaccattttctAGTCACTGATTACCTCAAGAACAAATTGAAGTTCAAg GGTTTTGTCATATCAGATTGGATGGGAATTGATAGGATTACTTCTCCTCCTGGTGCTAACTATTCATACTCAGTTCAAGCTGGTGTTAGTGCTGGAATTGATATG ATTATGGTTCCCTACAACTTCACCATATTCATTGATGACCTGACCTATCAAGTGAAGAACAAAATCATTCCaatgagtaggattgatgatgctGTGAGCAGAATCCTAAGAGTAAAATTTGTTATGGGGCTATTTGAGAATCCACTAGCTGATCAAAGCCTGGTGAACCAACTTGGTAGTAAG GAACACAGAGAGTTAGCAAGGGAAGCTGTAAGGAAATCACTTGTGCTGCTAAAGAATGGTAAATCTGCTGAGACACCATTGCTTCCCCTTCCCAAGAAAACTGCAAAAATATTGGTGGCCGGAAGCCATGCTGACAACTTGGGCTATCAGTGTGGAGGATGGACAATAACATGGCAAGGTCTTGGTGGCAATGATCTCACAGTTG GTACAACAATCCTCAATGCTGTGAAACAAACAGTTGATCCTGCTACTGAAGTTGTCTTCAATGAAAACCCTGACTCAAACTTTGTCAAGTCCAACAAGTTCTCATACGCCATAGTGGTTGTAGGCGAACCCCCTTATGCAGAAACGTACGGCGACAGTTTGAACCTGACCATAGCCGAGCCAGGTCCAATCACAATAACCAATGTATGCAGTTACATCCGGTGTGTGGTGGTTCTCGTCACCGGCCGTCCAGTTGTGGTTCAGCCGTATCTGTCAAAGATAGATGCACTTGTGGCCGCTTGGCTTCCGGGAACTGAAGGCCAAGGTGTTGCTGACACTCTCTTTGGTGACTATGGATTCAGTGGCAAGCTTGCAAGAACATGGTTCAAGAGTGTTGACCAACTTCCTATGAATGTTGGTGATAAACATTATGATGCTTTATTTCCATTTGGTTTTGGTTTGACCACAAACTCCACTAAGTACTGA